In one Dermacentor variabilis isolate Ectoservices chromosome 4, ASM5094787v1, whole genome shotgun sequence genomic region, the following are encoded:
- the LOC142579348 gene encoding pancreatic lipase-related protein 2-like: MRVLAVLYTLLGSAVLRSCCEPSSPWRPTADDEDEYVELSPAEIEDVNRAFRRFLDGAAAYSSDDGAAPAPITIAGLVGVFEVARNLAHLRPRSPQAVDPSFLIYTNAKNGSGRPSDEPAREPVVTLRHDGDFRAVAKHLDRDQTLYFVVHGYRSKGSAHWVQRIKDEILAVEDATVVVVDWSRASRVANYSQAARSTRTVARLAATMVKTLVDAGVLVPSRIHYIGHSLGAQAGGFFGQDVLALTGSKVGRITGLDPAGPLFEYFDAYVRKEHADFVDIIHTSMGMGFNFFRGRLGMTTESGHVDFYPNGGKHQPGCKSLGRLDCSHSRATLYYANSIRTCSYPALPCYDYGAFESRRCTPCDRTPCGVMGHNASANLRGRHFLSVSSQYPHCPGGAMARTASLVLVLSSFLSVSTRFIYC, translated from the exons ATGAGGGTGCTTGCAGTACTTTACACATTGTTAG GGAGCGCCGTACTGCGGTCCTGCTGCGAGCCTTCGTCACCTTGGCGCCCCACTGCCGATGACGAGGACGAGTACGTGGAACTGAGTCCCGCGGAGATCGAAGACGTGAACCGAGCCTTCAGGCGCTTCCTCGACGGAGCGGCGGCGTACTCCAGCGACGACGGCGCAGCGCCAGCTCCCATTACGATCGCCGGTCTGGTGGGCGTCTTTGAAGTTGCCCGGAACCTGGCTCACCTGCGACCGCGCTCACCCCAG GCCGTCGACCCAAGCTTCCTGATCTACACGAACGCCAAAAATGGAAGCGGCAGACCTTCGGACGAGCCTGCGCGAGAGCCCGTGGTTACTTTGCGCCACGACGGGGACTTCCGCGCTGTGGCCAAGCACCTGGACCGCGACCAGACCCTCTATTTCGTTGTCCATGGCTACCGCAGCAAGGGCTCCGCGCATTGGGTACAGCGAATCAAGGACGAAATACTCGCCGTG GAGGACGCCACCGTGGTCGTGGTGGACTGGTCGCGGGCCTCCCGGGTGGCCAACTACAGCCAGGCCGCGCGCAGCACGCGCACAGTGGCACGGCTCGCGGCCACCATGGTCAAGACGCTGGTGGATGCCGGCGTGCTGGTGCCCTCGCGCATCCACTACATCGGCCACAGCCTGGGTGCTCAAGCGGGGGGATTCTTCGGGCAGGACGTGCTCGCGCTGACGGGATCCAAAGTGGGAAGAATAACGG GCCTCGACCCGGCCGGCCCGTTGTTCGAGTACTTCGACGCTTACGTGCGCAAAGAGCACGCCGACTTTGTGGACATCATCCACACCAGCATGGGCATGGGCTTCAATTTCTTCCGCGGTCGCCTGGGCATGACCACGGAATCGGGACACGTGGACTTCTACCCGAACGGGGGAAAGCACCAGCCCGGCTGCAAAAGCCTTGGCC gcctggaCTGCTCCCATTCACGTGCCACATTGTACTACGCCAACTCGATCCGTACCTGCAGCTACCCGGCGCTGCCTTGCTACGACTACGGCGCCTTCGAGAGCCGCCGGTGCACTCCCTGTGACCGGACGCCCTGCGGTGTCATGGGGCACAACGCCAGTGCGAACTTGCGCGGAAGGCACTTTCTCAGCGTGTCCTCCCAGTACCCGCACTGCCCGGGCGGAGCCATGGCACGAACCGCTTCCCTGGTCCTAGTTCTCTCATCGTTTTTGAGTGTGTCCACGAGGTTTATTTACTGCTAG